One region of Streptomyces leeuwenhoekii genomic DNA includes:
- a CDS encoding ATP-grasp domain-containing protein has protein sequence MVSRVRVWLNRTYAENVFFMDQLRRNPSDRAVEIHATHGDPDSPVLAAADTAELEPEGLSPAAYVEYALAQCARRRIDVFVPRLHQAAIVAHRAEFEAAGTALLAPPPEAVAVFRDKAVAYEAARAIGVPVPPWWRVRTAEELLAAVEELEAQGHTPCFKPASGAGGVGFRVITRSPFSAAHLAGFPGPQVPLDLVVEAVRAAPDPVDWLVMPRLEQPEVSVDCLTGRDNRVRLAVGRTKNGRRRGFTLHEQWLEPARRLAEGFGLHHLSNIQFRMYGDRPVLLDVNTRPAGGLHQLSLCGVNAPWAAVRLALGEDPGEIVPPFLGQDYTVVSGPRPLLPVPLPRQRTEPAGPAPVPAAGAAPASGPAAAPAPDAAAGAPA, from the coding sequence ATGGTCTCTCGCGTACGCGTCTGGCTCAACCGCACGTACGCGGAGAACGTGTTCTTCATGGACCAGCTGCGGAGAAATCCCAGCGACCGGGCCGTCGAGATCCACGCCACGCACGGTGACCCCGACTCCCCCGTCCTGGCCGCCGCCGACACCGCCGAGCTGGAACCGGAAGGCCTGTCCCCGGCCGCGTACGTCGAGTACGCCCTGGCGCAGTGCGCACGCCGCCGCATCGACGTGTTCGTGCCCCGGCTGCACCAGGCGGCGATCGTCGCCCACCGCGCCGAGTTCGAGGCGGCCGGCACGGCGCTGCTCGCCCCTCCCCCGGAGGCGGTGGCGGTGTTCCGGGACAAGGCGGTCGCCTACGAGGCGGCCCGGGCGATCGGCGTGCCCGTGCCGCCGTGGTGGCGGGTGCGGACCGCCGAAGAACTCCTCGCCGCGGTGGAGGAGCTGGAGGCGCAGGGGCACACGCCGTGCTTCAAGCCGGCGTCCGGTGCCGGGGGCGTGGGCTTCCGCGTGATCACCCGCTCCCCCTTCTCGGCGGCCCACCTCGCCGGCTTCCCCGGCCCCCAGGTGCCGCTGGACCTCGTCGTCGAGGCGGTACGGGCGGCCCCGGATCCGGTCGACTGGCTGGTGATGCCGCGTCTGGAACAGCCGGAGGTGTCGGTGGACTGCCTCACCGGCCGGGACAACCGGGTCCGTCTGGCGGTGGGCCGCACCAAGAACGGGCGGCGCCGGGGCTTCACCCTGCACGAGCAGTGGCTGGAGCCGGCCCGGCGGCTCGCGGAGGGCTTCGGCCTGCACCACCTGTCCAACATCCAGTTCCGGATGTACGGCGACCGGCCGGTCCTGCTGGACGTCAACACCCGCCCGGCGGGCGGGCTGCACCAGCTCTCGCTGTGCGGGGTCAACGCTCCCTGGGCGGCCGTGCGGCTGGCGCTGGGCGAGGATCCCGGCGAGATCGTCCCGCCGTTCCTGGGGCAGGACTACACGGTGGTGTCCGGGCCGCGTCCGCTGCTGCCGGTGCCGCTGCCGCGGCAGCGGACGGAGCCGGCCGGGCCCGCGCCCGTGCCGGCCGCGGGGGCGGCACCGGCGTCCGGGCCGGCGGCGGCGCCCGCCCCGGACGCCGCCGC